A window from Drosophila yakuba strain Tai18E2 chromosome 3L, Prin_Dyak_Tai18E2_2.1, whole genome shotgun sequence encodes these proteins:
- the LOC6532998 gene encoding uncharacterized protein LOC6532998: protein MRRSQQNKEVKDNCKENPSQNSMESPPKSPTAAYAMFLHREELRRRKIQISRVSATKIHLTSELIARTKQNIRQCSFEDLEILARETLFKKNLQRHLYYRRMHIHQLMMSKKKQQAKEKK from the coding sequence ATGCGTCGCAGTCAGCAAAACAAGGAAGTTAAGGATAACTGCAAAGAGAATCCTTCCCAGAACTCAATGGAATCACCACCAAAGTCACCCACCGCCGCATATGCAATGTTTTTGCACCGCGAAGAGTTGAGGAGGCGAAAAATCCAAATCTCTCGGGTTTCAGCCACCAAAATTCACCTGACCAGCGAACTAATCGCTCGAACCAAGCAGAATATACGGCAGTGCAGCTTCGAGGATCTGGAGATTCTGGCCAGGGAGACGCTCTTCAAGAAGAATCTGCAAAGACATCTCTACTATCGACGCATGCACATCCATCAACTGATGATGAGCAAAAAGAAGCAGCAGGCCAAGGAAAAGAAGTGA
- the LOC6532996 gene encoding histone deacetylase HDAC1 — MQSHSKKRVCYYYDSDIGNYYYGQGHPMKPHRIRMTHNLLLNYGLYRKMEIYRPHKATADEMTKFHSDEYVRFLRSIRPDNMSEYNKQMQRFNVGEDCPVFDGLYEFCQLSAGGSVAAAVKLNKQASEICINWGGGLHHAKKSEASGFCYVNDIVLGILELLKYHQRVLYIDIDVHHGDGVEEAFYTTDRVMTVSFHKYGEYFPGTGDLRDIGAGKGKYYAVNIPLRDGMDDDAYESIFVPIISKVMETFQPAAVVLQCGADSLTGDRLGCFNLTVKGHGKCVEFVKKYNLPFLMVGGGGYTIRNVSRCWTYETSVALAVDIANELPYNDYFEYFGPDFKLHISPSNMTNQNTSEYLEKIKNRLFENLRMLPHAPGVQIQAIPEDAINDESDDEDKVDKDDRLPQSDKDKRIVPENEYSDSEDEGEGGRRDNRTYKGQRKRPRLDKDTNSNKASSETSSEIKDEKEKGDGADGEESTASNTNSNNNSNNKSDNDAGATANAGSGSGSGSGAGAKGAKENNI; from the exons ATGCAGTCTCACAGCAAAAAGCGCGTTTGTTACTACTACGACA GTGACATTGGCAACTACTACTATGGCCAGGGTCATCCCATGAAGCCGCACCGCATACGCATGACCCACAACCTGCTGCTCAACTATGGGCTGTATCGTAAAATGGAAATATAC CGTCCCCATAAAGCCACTGCCGATGAGATGACCAAGTTCCACTCGGACGAGTACGTCCGGTTCCTGCGTTCCATTCGGCCGGACAACATGTCCGAGTACAACAAGCAGATGCAGCGTTTCAATGTGGGCGAGGATTGTCCCGTCTTTGATGGACTCTACGAGTTTTGCCAACTCTCCGCCGGCGGATCCGTAGCCGCGGCCGTAAAACTGAATAAGCAAGCCTCGGAGATCTGCATCAATTGGGGCGGTGGACTGCATCATGCCAAGAAATCGGAGGCATCCGGCTTCTGCTACGTCAACGATATTGTGCTGGGTATTTTGGAGCTGCTGAAATACCACCAGCGTGTTCTGTACATAGATATAGACGTTCATCACGGCGATGGTGTGGAGGAGGCGTTCTATACCACCGATCGTGTGATGACGGTGAGCTTCCACAAGTACGGAGAGTATTTCCCGGGCACCGGCGATCTGCGAGACATTGGCGCCGGCAAGGGCAAGTACTATGCGGTGAATATACCCCTGCGTGATGGCATGGACGATGATGCGTACGAGAGCATCTTTGTGCCCATTATCAGCAAGGTGATGGAGACATTCCAGCCGGCAGCCGTGGTGCTGCAGTGTGGCGCCGACTCGCTGACTGGCGATCGGTTAGGTTGCTTCAATCTCACCGTCAAGGGACACGGCAAGTGCGTGGAGTTTGTGAAGAAGTATAACCTGCCCTTCCTGATGGTCGGCGGTGGTGGTTATACCATTCGTAACGTATCCCGTTGCTGGACCTATGAGACCTCCGTGGCCCTGGCCGTGGATATAGCCAACGAACTGCCCTACAACGATTACTTCGAGTACTTTGGTCCCGATTTCAAGCTGCACATTAGCCCCAGCAACATGACGAATCAGAATACCTCGGAGTACCTGGAGAAGATCAAGAATCGTCTGTTCGAGAACCTGCGCATGCTGCCACACGCTCCGGGCGTTCAAATCCAGGCGATACCCGAGGACGCCATCAATGATGAGTCCGACGACGAGGACAAGGTCGACAAGGACGATCGCCTGCCGCAGAGCGACAAGGACAAGCGCATTGTGCCCGAGAATGAGTACTCCGATTCGGAGGATGAGGGCGAGGGCGGTCGCAGGGATAACCGCACGTACAAGGGTCAGCGGAAGCGACCGCGTCTGGACAAGgacaccaacagcaacaaggcATCCTCAGAGACGTCCAGCGAGATCAAGGacgaaaaggaaaagg GCGATGGCGCTGATGGCGAGGAGTCGACGGCGTCCAATAcgaatagcaacaacaacagtaacaaCAAGAGCGATAACGACGCCGGAGCGACAGCTAATGCCGGATCCGGATCGGGTTCAGGTTCCGGTGCCGGGGCCAAGGGCGCCAAGGAGAACAACATTTGA
- the LOC6532995 gene encoding nucleoporin Ndc1 yields MGLLPPYYLWLPRKIKKILLYRFLFATLLCSWLDYQMLTIFVSVNLFELRRPLDSLTEILGWTLFSVYSSVLLILIRLSTMGFGLVLCHIHYVTPRCFRYNLLRISYEFPIRFWLISSILSTTIASSWLYASFVDLNNGNYLLGGSWYYLMTFGCFCGISYYHKSHERSLRRFPLPIVHLNMMECLLQIWCHHFKSSAKAAFVPTILFALIYWPTMGLLDTTELGGVSTGCFVIITQPQRLFQAWLLATLILAKLHIVRELYGLIMQRPLSLICDLRDLHEYIDISLFNLIWERFQYFICIMRMKPMPINAQRYNLSLPIAMALDTAEIYGFQLLAARDFYAAMSGSLCNKLFEKQFGQRNRYWNEVRDVIMGMLDRFLARMESCLEPAPRIKVSHLLKNKNPKKPGIRSLVKPTPPPRRLCATCRCFPSCQPPQKTWCFCNLRIYLYDRIQSCRNALWDILPVVPQYYSFLYELDPLANLNHELRCGEPLVWILQGLVTMCVRYLKEDKFYYIQNDLERIVVYLLKVEEKLIAAKEMQVRGKLCSSHDHFMMAINRCIYKILFTFGPHLDLIIDDYKLRDTFRRRMELLP; encoded by the coding sequence ATGGGGTTGTTGCCCCCATATTATCTGTGGCTTCCACGTAAGATCAAGAAGATACTGCTATATCGATTTCTATTTGCCACATTGCTCTGCTCATGGCTGGATTATCAGATGCTGACGATTTTCGTATCAGTCAATTTGTTTGAGTTGAGACGTCCATTGGATTCCCTAACTGAAATCCTGGGATGGACTCTGTTTTCGGTGTATTCCTCGGTACTATTGATTCTCATACGATTGAGCACGATGGGGTTTGGCTTGGTATTATGCCACATACATTATGTCACTCCCCGATGCTTCAGATACAATCTATTGAGGATATCTTATGAGTTCCCTATAAGGTTTTGGCTAATTTCATCGATACTTTCTACAACCATTGCTAGCAGCTGGCTTTATGCATCCTTTGTGGACTTGAACAATGGGAATTACTTGCTGGGAGGGTCCTGGTATTACCTCATGACGTTTGGCTGCTTTTGTGGGATTTCCTATTATCATAAGAGCCATGAGAGATCTCTGCGAAGATTCCCATTGCCCATCGTGCATTTGAATATGATGGAGTGTCTGCTTCAAATCTGGTGTCACCACTTTAAGAGTTCTGCTAAAGCGGCTTTCGTTCCAACTATATTATTTGCTCTGATCTATTGGCCAACCATGGGTTTACTAGATACTACTGAATTAGGCGGAGTAAGCACTGGATGTTTTGTTATTATAACGCAACCCCAAAGACTTTTCCAAGCTTGGTTGCTAGCCACCTTGATCCTGGCCAAATTGCATATAGTTCGGGAACTTTATGGCCTGATAATGCAGCGCCCACTATCACTGATTTGCGATTTAAGAGACCTGCACGAGTATATAGATATCAGTCTATTCAATCTGATATGGGAGCGCTTTCAATATTTTATCTGCATCATGCGAATGAAACCGATGCCCATTAATGCGCAGCGCTATAACCTTTCATTACCAATAGCCATGGCACTGGACACTGCGGAAATCTATGGCTTTCAATTGTTGGCAGCCCGTGATTTTTATGCCGCCATGTCGGGCAGCTTGTGCAATAAACtatttgaaaaacaatttggcCAAAGAAATCGATATTGGAATGAGGTACGCGACGTTATAATGGGAATGCTAGATCGATTTCTGGCCAGGATGGAGTCCTGTTTGGAGCCAGCTCCGCGCATTAAGGTCAGCCATTTGCTGAAGAACAAGAACCCCAAGAAGCCAGGAATTCGTTCGTTGGTGAAACCAACTCCTCCGCCACGACGTCTTTGTGCTACATGTCGATGTTTTCCAAGTTGTCAGCCACCGCAGAAAACTTGGTGTTTCTGTAACCTGAGGATATACCTCTATGATAGGATCCAGAGCTGCCGGAATGCTTTATGGGATATATTGCCAGTTGTTCCGCAGTACTATAGCTTTCTGTACGAACTAGATCCTCTGGCCAATCTCAATCATGAGCTGCGGTGTGGAGAACCTCTAGTTTGGATCCTTCAAGGACTTGTCACCATGTGCGTAAGATACTTGAAGGAAGACAAATTCTACTACATTCAGAACGATCTGGAACGCATTGTGGTGTATTTATTGAAGGTGGAGGAAAAGCTGATCGCGGCTAAGGAAATGCAGGTGCGGGGAAAACTATGCTCCAGCCATGATCATTTTATGATGGCCATAAACCGCTGTATATACAAAATTCTGTTTACCTTTGGCCCGCATTTGGACCTCATTATCGATGACTATAAGTTAAGAGATACGTTTAGAAGGAGAATGGAGTTGCTACCCTga
- the LOC6533002 gene encoding probable tubulin polyglutamylase TTLL1, translating to MAVVWDMSQWTQAWRTDSLQPTVRSSGTRTTTSGTAMYGRTAGGANQSVTNGTSNGGANSGGGVSGGAQGHDKLKIGFCTDLDKSVLVNNFEKRGWHQVNGDDDWHFYWAGVQTCRNIFSVDSGYRMHDNQMINHFPNHYELSRKDLLVKNIKRYRKDLERDGNPLAEKTESNNSSGTRYLYLDFVPTTFVLPADYNMFVEEYRKFPLSTWIMKPCGKSQGAGIFLINKLSKLKKWSREAKGPFHPQIAKESYVISRYIDNPLLIGGKKFDLRLYVLVASFRPLKAYLFKQGFCRFCTVKYDTSVTELDNMYVHLTNVSVQKHGGEYNTLHGGKWSVQNLALYLEGTRGKEVTDRLFGAISWLIVHSLRAVAPVMASDRHCFECYGYDIIIDNALKPWLVEVNASPSLTSTTVNDRILKYKLIDNILSVVLPPDGVPDVRWNKVPSADALGNFELLIDEELAAQDEQHQNSSSNTHSKTSKMGSRWK from the coding sequence ATGGCCGTTGTTTGGGACATGAGTCAATGGACGCAGGCGTGGCGGACCGACAGTCTGCAGCCGACGGTCCGCTCGAGCGGTACAAGGACGACCACAAGCGGTACAGCCATGTACGGTCGCACGGCGGGCGGTGCAAATCAATCGGTGACGAATGGCACCTCAAATGGTGGCGCCAATAGCGGCGGTGGTGTTAGTGGTGGTGCCCAGGGCCATGATAAACTGAAAATTGGCTTCTGCACGGACCTGGATAAATCGGTTTTGGTCAACAATTTCGAGAAACGCGGCTGGCATCAGGTGAATGGCGATGATGATTGGCATTTCTATTGGGCCGGCGTGCAAACCTGCCGCAATATATTCAGTGTGGATAGTGGCTATAGGATGCACGACAACCAGATGATCAATCATTTTCCCAATCACTATGAATTATCTCGCAAGGATTTGCTGGTCAAGAACATCAAGCGTTATCGCAAGGACCTCGAAAGGGATGGCAATCCTTTGGCGGAGAAAACGGAATCCAATAATTCCAGTGGCACTAGATATTTGTATCTGGATTTTGTGCCCACAACTTTTGTCCTGCCAGCGGATTATAATATGTTCGTGGAGGAATATCGCAAGTTTCCGCTGAGCACTTGGATCATGAAACCCTGTGGAAAATCCCAAGGAGCGGGAATATTCCTCATAAACAAGCTATCCAAACTGAAAAAGTGGTCAAGGGAGGCCAAGGGTCCTTTTCATCCACAAATCGCCAAGGAATCGTATGTGATATCCAGATATATAGACAATCCCCTCTTAATTGGTGGTAAAAAATTTGATCTTCGTCTGTATGTGCTAGTGGCATCGTTCAGACCCCTAAAGGCATATCTATTCAAGCAGGGATTCTGTCGTTTTTGCACTGTGAAATACGATACTAGTGTCACGGAACTGGATAATATGTACGTGCATCTGACCAATGTGAGTGTGCAGAAACATGGTGGCGAATACAATACCCTACATGGCGGCAAGTGGTCGGTGCAAAATCTGGCCTTGTATCTGGAAGGAACCCGGGGAAAAGAGGTTACGGATCGCTTGTTCGGAGCCATATCCTGGCTCATAGTGCACTCCCTGAGAGCTGTGGCTCCGGTGATGGCCAGTGATAGGCATTGTTTCGAGTGCTATGGCTACGACATCATCATAGACAATGCTCTGAAACCTTGGCTTGTGGAGGTGAACGCCTCGCCTTCACTTACTTCTACGACAGTAAACGACAGGATACTGAAGTACAAACTGATTGACAACATACTATCCGTGGTTCTGCCACCCGATGGAGTGCCCGATGTGCGCTGGAACAAGGTGCCCAGTGCCGATGCCTTGGGCAACTTTGAACTGCTCATAGATGAGGAGTTGGCCGCCCAGGATGAGCAGCAccaaaacagcagcagcaacacgcaTAGTAAAACATCCAAGATGGGCAGCCGATGGAAGTGA